The DNA segment TCAGGGTGCATCCACTCAGCCTCCCAGGGGGTGAAGGTCCCCAGGAGGGGAGATAAAGCTTGTAACTGACCTGATGTAGGTGGACTGGTCTCGGAAGGTGTCACACAGGGTGTTTCCGTCAAGCCAGAGCTCTTCCAGCTTCAGCCCTTTGATCTTGTCCAACTCCCGCTCAGACTTCAGCTGCAAAGGCAGGAAAGACATGTTCGTAAAGACAGCCAGCtagatccccccacccccaccctcatctCTTAAATGCCCTCCCTGCCTCTTGCTGCCATGAACAAGCTCTCTCCACCTCTGCCCACCCTATCCAAACACAACCCGGCTCTCAAACTCACCTCATTTCCAGAGAGATTTAGGGTCTTTAGATTGGGTGCTTTCTGCACAATGCTGGACAAGTCATCCAGCCGGTAGAGCTTGTTGTTGCTCAAGTTCAAGGACAATAgctgtggggagaggagaaatTTAGAGGAATCACCACCAGCCAGGGGATGAGAAACAAACCTGCCTCCCGACCCCATCCTACGAACCCGACCCTGCTTCCTCCCACCTAGTGGGACAAAGGCCTCACCTCAGGGATGTTCTCCTCGATGATTCGCAGGGTGGCTGCCATGCAGCTTCTTCGGTTCAGGACAACATCAATGTTCTGGGCCACTAAATCTGCAGGAAGCAAAGGGAAGTCTGAGAGGGCCTGCCCAGGCCAGTATGCCCACCACAGCACCCTCAGATTTCCCCTGCTGACAGATCCCCCCCTGTCTCCACCAATCTAAGAATGGGTGAGGCAGAATCAACCTGTATCCGACCTGTACCTGGGTCTGAACGGAGGCCCTTGAGGTCAAGTGCTTGCTGGGAGCCATCATATCGTTTGCTCATGATCAGCTgcagaggaagacagagggtTCAGTGGTCACTGGagttgttggggggtggggtggggaagggggaacCCCTAAGACTCAGGTGCTGGCCTCACCTTTAGCTGCTCTACTTGTTCTGGCTTCAGTTCATTTTGCACAGAATGGGGTGGAGAAGAGGAGTTGATGATGATAGATATCTGCAGGGGAAACACACATGGACAGGGTGAACTCCAGGAAGGCCTGAGCCTCAGGACCAAGACCCAGTCTATGCCCTGAGCACcagtccccacccccaaccaaacCAGGCCCTTCATACTCACCCTGCGGTTCTCCCGATCCAAAATCTTATAGTTAACAGCCTTCAGTGCAGAGGCAGTACTGGCGTCCTCCACAAAAAACTGGGCCCGTGTGTTTTCATAGTGAAACTGCAAGACGAGGGAACAAGGGCATTAGACCTGGAGCTCAGCTGGGACCTCCACCCTCCCTGGTGTGCAGTCAGCCACTCTGGCCTTCTCGTACCTCAATGGGAGTAAAAGGGACACTGCACTTGCTCTGAATCACACTCAGGAGCCATGACTTGTCATATTTCCTGCCGTAAGGGATCtagatgagagaaagagaagagacaggaagaaCATGTCACTAAATGAACAGCAGACCCCTCCAGTGCTCCTTTCAGCACATCTGCCAAGCTCTAAAAGACTTTCTGGAGAAATCGtcaatttaaaagttttctggggggaaaaaaaaagttttctgggAACTCCCTGCTgcttcagtggttaggactcccgaGTTTCCACTGCTgggaattcaatccctggtcggagaactaagatcccacaggttgcacagtgaagccaaaaaaattaagagtATTCTACTCAAGCCAAATATGAACTCCTTAACCCCCTTTCTGTCCATTTATAATTATTCCTCAAAGGATGCAAATGTTTGATTCTACAAGTTCTAAGACATCATTTATAACCTACCTGCCTTTCAGAGAACTCAAGGGTCCTCCGCTCCACACTCAGCTCCTCACATCTGAAGGAGCTCTCCCACCCGCCAACCACAATTATCACACTTCCCTTTCATGGCCTTCCCATCCTGCTGCCCCCCTTCTTTTCTGAAGCTGCTCATAGATGATCTAAGATATTGATTCTTAGCAGCAAAAATGGTTCCCTGATTGTGGAGTAAACAGCTGATTTTGTAATATGAGAGGTAAACACTTTAACTCTGAGCCCAGCCCCCTAGCTCCCCTGCTCCATGTAGCTCCAAGATactcactgtaaaaaaaaaaaaaaaagatactcacTGTAATCTTAAACCAGTTCTTGGACGTCCCATCCTGGCTggtgccagcccctcccctctctgcagcAGTCCGATCTCTCCGCAGGGGCAGAGTAACATGAATTCGAGTGCGCTCGTTCCAGTTATCACCCCGACGGTTGGGTCGTGCAGCATAGGGGGTGCTGTGGGGGAGGAGAGAATAAAACATTCACAGAGGTTAGGAATGTCTTCTCAAAGATCTTCCTGCACTGTTATCAGGACCACAGCCATCAACTACCAGTAAGCTGGTCCTGGCATTTTTCTCCCTTCCAGGTGGGAAGAGAAATGACATGGGCAGTAAGGGCCACATAAATGAGGGGGCTGCGAAATTCAAACCAGACCAACTGGTTACTTACTATCGTACTCGGGGAGCATCCTGGACATCGCTCATCGCCACATCTCTATCGTCGTCCTCCAGGCGAGATGACCGAACGCTGGAGCCCCCTCTTCCAGACCTCCGGTTCCCCTCGCCAGACTTCCAACGGAAAGGGCCCcggcctttctttcttctttgaggGAAACTAACTCGATCATCGTGCTCTGGGTttggaaacagaacaaaaattagaaaatacatcacttgagggacttcactggtggtccagtggctaagactccccgcTCCCCACACAGAGGACCCCGAGTCTGAcccgtggtcagggaactggattccacatgccttgactaagagttcgcatgccacaattaaaaaaaaaaaaaaaagatcccttgtgccacagctaagacctggtgcagccaaataaatattcgaatatttaaaaaagaagagaagaaaatacacCACTGGCTCAGCTACCTTGCTTGGCAATCACACTATCCAGCACCCTGCACTATCAGATGAGATACACAGTCACCACAGAGGCCACCTCTGTGCAAACTCCTCTGCCTGTCCAGGGAAAGAACCCTCTCTGTGGGGTGGCAACATCAGTGACTGGAAAACTGTGTGACGTCTTTTTAGAAAAGTGAAGCAGAAACTGGAActagagaaaggagaaggagaatGTGGAAGTGAGTGTCTCAAGTGCAACTGGATAAAACTCAGACTCCTGAGAGTCACCTGAAGTCTGCTTTTCTCAACCTTCCAAATCTACTTAATCCCactcaaaaaaatctttttaactttttattttacattggagtataactgattaatagtattgtgttagtttcaggtgtataacaaagtgattcagttatacctatacatgtatctattctttttcagattcttttcccaaatagaTTGTTAATGGAATACTgagcagcattccctgtgctatacagtaggtccttgttggttattcattttaaacatagcagtgtgtacatgtccatcccaaactcccaatctgtcCCTTCCCTACCCACCtctccctggtaaccataaattcattctctaagactACCCCTACTCAAAATTTGATCACATCTTGAAAAGCTGATCACAATGATTACATCAGCTTTCAGTAAACAATAGTTCTTTTGCCTGTAAAGCACAAATGTCAGTTACAAATACAACCAATTTAAAGGCTTCTTTTAAGTCTTGTTCTCCcctcaaaaaactgaaactagaactaccatatgatcctgcaaatCCACTCCAATTAtacatccagaaaaaaacaaaaagtactaatcaaaaaagatacatgcataaaTGAGAAAGTTGGGATTAACATTTACACACTACTATATctgaaatagataatcaacaaggacctactgtatagcacagggaactctacccagtactctgtaataacctccatgagaaaagaatctgaaaaacaatagaTATCTGTATacccgaatcactttgctgtacacctgaaagtaatgcaacactgtaaatcaactatactccaatataaaagtgtttttttttaaagcatcaaaaCTAACAAAACAGGAAGAATACATATGAGCTTCACTTGTTTTCAGGTCAATAAAAAAAGATACCTGCATCTCattgttcatagcaacactgtttacagtgagcaagatatggaagccacccaaatgtccatcaagggactaatggataaagaagatgcggtggacacacatacacacacacacaacgaaatactactcagccataaaaaagaatgaaatcttgccactgCAACAAGAATGGACTTGGAGgttattatacttagtgaaataagtcagacagaaaaagacaaatgttgtatgatatcacatatgtaAAAACTAAAACGAATATatttagcaaaacagaaacagactcacagatatagataACAAACTCGcggttatcagtggggagagggaaagcagGAGGGGCAAGATAAGgttatgggattaagagataccaaCTACTCGGTATAAAATGGATAGGCAACAATGATATATTATTGCATGGGGAGTgacagccattattttgtaataactttcaatggagtataatctataataatactgaatcactatgttcaCTTTCATGTCATACCTGAAAacataatgttgtaaatcaaccgTACTAAAAAACTGCCACTCTGAAGTAAATGTTGAAGTGCGAGTGACCCAAGTGTAACTGGACACAACTCACTCTCCAAAAAGTCACCTGAAGTCTGCTGTCTGCCCACCCACATCCACTTAACCCCAAGTGACCTCTCTCAAATCCAGGGAAGCCAATCACGATGATTACATTAACTTCCAGTAATCAATACTCCTTCTGCCTATAGAGGACAAACATCAATTACAAATATGATTAATCTAATGGTTTCTTTTATAAATCTTATTCTCAAACTCTGAAGTTCAGGGAGTGAACTCTTAGTTTCCTTGGTCAGAAATGCCTCTTAACTCAGGAGACAACTCCTGAATTCAGGTTCTAGTGGCAGTTAGGGTGCTTCACCAAGGGTCCTTGAATGTTCTCCAGGAATATGTTCCTCTCAGACTTGATGTGTAGAAATGGTTTCTTAAAAAGAGACCTACGATTCTCCCCAAAGGTCTAATGCATAGTACTCCTCAAACACTGAATCTCATGAAATGACCctagggaaaaaataaaccacTAGAAGGtgcagttaacatttattgagaattaaCATGTATTGAGAAGTTTATCCGATATCAGGCGCTCAACACACACGATCTTgtttcataaacacacacacacacacacacacttaggagAAAGGTACTGTTTCTATCCTCCTTAAGGGGGTGGAAAATCAGGCCTGAGTGTTTAACTCACACAAGATTGGCATGGCCAACTCAAAATTGAAACCTTGGCTGTTGTGTGCTCCTAACCACTACTCTGGACCTAAACCCAATGTAATGTTCTGGCTAGAACACTGAGTTAAAGTGTAGGTCTAAAATATTAAGCCAAAGCTGAGgacggtgggggagggggcaagacCGACTGGATGCATGGTAGAAAATAGGGCACCGGCAGCCCAAGAACAGGGCACTGACTCACATTAGTATAGCCGCCAAACTGAACTGACAGGCATCCACCACCCACAAAGTTCAAAGGAATCCAGTCACCCCACCGCCGAGCCACCCGCTTCGAGCCGCAGGTGCTCACAACGCCAGGATTCTGGGGTCAACGAGCCGGGCACCCACCCTCGAGTTCAGCCAGGGCCCGGACTGCCTCGCCCCGGGCCCGCGCCACCCATCGCCGTCCCCCGCGGACACCCAGCCCCTCGCGGCCTCCCGCCCCGGCGCTGCGGCCTAGGCCGGCGCTGCCCAGCGAGGCTCCAGATCGCCCCTCTCTCCGGCTCAAGGACCAGCACTGACCGTTGTATGACTTCCCCTCGTCCGCCATGGCACAGCTAGAGGCAGGGGCGGGCTGCGTCGCGGGCCGCTACCTAGCCAAACGTACGAATGCCAAGGCGCTCCAGGCCGAAGTGCTCCTACGCCGGCTACCACCGCATTTATAAGGAGACCGCGTCGCGCGCTGCCGACGTCCCACGATGATAGGCGGAGCCACTGGGAGACGCGCGTGCGCATTCGACCAGCAGAGACACTGGGGCGGGGCTTGGGGCCGACGCCCCGCCCGGTACTGATTAGTTTACTGATCCCTCAGATTAGTACTCGCACCTGCCCCCTGCTTGCATCGTAGGCAGCACCTCCAAGGTTGGCGCTGAAGCAGAGATGGCCATTGCACCCCAGAACTCaaacagaaaaagggaaggagggCCACATGAAGGGCTTCTGAGGAACGGGAGAGCAGTGCCTTGGAGTGACCGCTCCAAGACCCGTAGGAGGATCCAGCCTGGGCTTAAGTCTCAGCTCAGCCCTCTGCCTTCTACAGATATATGCCTTGCTTTCCTCGcctataaaatgaaatagaaaactaaaagGTAAGCTCCAAGAGAGCAAGGAGTTGACTAattcatggcttttttttttttctccagcgcCTGGCTCAGTACCATACCTAGCACGTACCAGGAACTCAGCaattattatgaaataaatttcCAATCTATGCaacgaccccccccccccaatagtTGCTGAGTCAAATGAGAAAAACTGCATTTGTCAGGCTGTGATCGTCTTCACAGATCGCCCCACCCACCATCGATGTGCTGTGCTTAAACCCACATCGTGTGTCAACTAAACAGTTAAGATGCAAGCAAAAGCACCCCCTGAAAAAGGGGAGAGGAAATACTAAAATGCCAGGGCTAAGAAAGGCCAGGGCTCTTCTAGATAACTACCGCCCCCGCCCCGAAGGTACTACAGCCAGCCCAGTGTGATTGTTGTCACTACAGCTTGAGCTTCCTTGGGGGTGTATGAAATGGGGGTACTCCAGGGACCTCAGAATGATGTGGCTGTGGGTCCTGGTCAGGACTGACAAGCATATTGACTTTCCTGGAGGGTAGGTATTCCAGGCGGATCTCTACTTCATTCTCCTGTGACTGGCTTGGATTTGGTGAGGGGCTTCAAGGGGACCAAAAGCCTCAGGTGGAGCTGGGAACAAATTCTTCACCTTTCACTCCTGGCAGCAGGCAGAACccctgcttcatccagcccaaggAAAATGGTGGGACTGGAGGATGCAGATGAAACAGGTCAATACTTCTGGAGATGGTCCTGGAAGTTACCACTAATCAGAGACCCACTCTGGGATCGTGTACCCGGCTTTGAAGGGAATCTTCCATGATAATTAAGTACTGCTGCACTCGGTTATGCCTGCTGGAAGCAGCTGTGTACATGGAGCCCAAAGCCTGGCACCTGAGGGTCATCAGTCCAGCCCTTTCAGTTGTCATATTGGGCAGCAGGCTCCCTCCATTTCTGCCTAGGCCCTTCTTCGGCGCTCCCACCCAGAAAATGACGACATGGCTAGTGAGGCTGACAGTCTTGCTGTAATTGGGAGAAAACGGGCTGCAGCACGTTTGGCAGATTGAGAGTCACCTGCAGCCAGAGTTGGGGTTGTGCAGGCCGCCGAGGGGCTCAGGGCCCCCTGCCTCATGTGGtaaagagaggaggaagaggtcaAATTCTAACCCAAATGGGAAAGTTGGTCCCTGGGGCAGTTTCACTTCCTCTCCTCGCTCTCAGGAAGGTGGGGAAAGGCATCATCTCCCCTTGCTGCCAAAGTTCCCTTTGCGACAGGCTGGGGAGGGTTTATAAAAATCTCCTGGTGAGACAATCTCCCCGACGAGCCCCTCAGTTGGCCTCTGCTCCTTTCCAGCCACTTCACAGCAGAGTCCAAATCCAGAACCGTGAGTGTTTCATGGGCTGGAGGGTGGTGAGGGGAGGGCTGGGTGGCCAGAGGCAAGGAGTGGGGGACCGAGGGCAGTGGTCATTCTTAGCAGTTCCAAGGAAACAGGGCCCTTCTCCCAAGCACCCTGCACAGGCTCAGTGGCAGCTCTGGCCACCTGCCCTCCCAGAAGGGTTCCAAACCCCCACGGAGTGCCTCAGAGTGGACAGGGTTCAGGCAAGGAAGACCACAAAGATGATGAAGAAGACAATGAGGATGAGGAAGATTTTGACCATGAGCCACCGGTTGGAGGTGACCGACTGGAAGTACTTGAGGATCTCTGAGTGGGCGGCCTCCACATCCAGCTGGGCTCCCAGCACATTCTCGTCAATCCTGAGGATAGGTtcgggaggaggggaaagagaaagatgcTGGATTAAAAAGAATGCTGTTGAACTgtattttttatgtatgtatatattcttgcctgaaaaatcccttggatagaggagcttggagggctatagtccatgggtcccacagagtcagacacaactgaagtagtTCAGCATGAACACATAGAGGAAAAAGCTCTGCAAGGGTGATATAAACAAGTCTTGGCTCTGCAACTTATTAGCTAATGAACCTAAGCCACACATTTAACCTCATGTCTCATTTTCCTCAactgcaaaggaagaaaaaatgaggaTGACACAAATCCTAGGTTTGCTATCAGGCTTAAATGAGTTATATAAAGTGCCCAACCCATACTAAGAGAATCCAAAATGTCTACATATTGTAATTTTTTGCTAATCGGTATTTACTAATTTTTGTCTAACGAACagtctgtgctcagttgtgtccaactctttgtgaccccatggactgaagccagccagtctcctctgtccaagggattttccaggcagcaatactggagccggttgccatttccttctccacgggatgtccccaacccaggacttgaacctgtatctcttgtgcctcctgcatggacaggcaatagggccacctgggaagcctctaatAGACAGTACTGATTTGTAATAAGGGGGAAAAGGTCACAGAAAATCATGGTCAGGAAACCCTCATTCTGAGTGAGAAAGGAAGAACTTGATATGGACAGAAAGTCAAGGGATGAGAAAGCCCCCTATATTAGAAGACGTCTCTCAGGGTATAGAGAAGTCCTCAGAAGAATGGCAATCTCGTGAGACACTGCTGAGGAAAATCAACCATTTCCCAGCTACTCGGCATACACAATCCTAAAAGCCAAATATAAACCCTGGTCTTTGCAAAGGGAGTCGCTGGGAGCAGGGACGTTGGAGCGGTGAGGTCAGGAAAGCTGGTGGGGCCTGGTAA comes from the Odocoileus virginianus isolate 20LAN1187 ecotype Illinois chromosome 28, Ovbor_1.2, whole genome shotgun sequence genome and includes:
- the NXF1 gene encoding nuclear RNA export factor 1 isoform X1, with amino-acid sequence MKQGFCLLPGVKEHDDRVSFPQRRKKGRGPFRWKSGEGNRRSGRGGSSVRSSRLEDDDRDVAMSDVQDAPRVRYTPYAARPNRRGDNWNERTRIHVTLPLRRDRTAAERGGAGTSQDGTSKNWFKITIPYGRKYDKSWLLSVIQSKCSVPFTPIEFHYENTRAQFFVEDASTASALKAVNYKILDRENRRISIIINSSSPPHSVQNELKPEQVEQLKLIMSKRYDGSQQALDLKGLRSDPDLVAQNIDVVLNRRSCMAATLRIIEENIPELLSLNLSNNKLYRLDDLSSIVQKAPNLKTLNLSGNELKSERELDKIKGLKLEELWLDGNTLCDTFRDQSTYISAVRERFPKLLRLDGHELPPPIAFDVEAPTTLPPCKGSYFGTETLKNLVLHFLQQYYAVYDSGDRQRLLDAYHDGACCSLSIPFTPQNPARSNLAEYFKDSRNVKKLKDPTLRFRLLKHTRLNVVAFLNELPKTQHDINSFVVDISAQTSTLLCFSVNGVFKEVDGKSRDSLRAFTRTFVAVPASNSGLCIVNDELFVRNASADEVQRAFAMPAPTPSSSPVPTLSPEQQEMLQAFSTQSGMNLEWSQKCLQDNNWDYTRSAQAFTHLKAKGEIPEVAFMK
- the NXF1 gene encoding nuclear RNA export factor 1 isoform X2, producing MADEGKSYNEHDDRVSFPQRRKKGRGPFRWKSGEGNRRSGRGGSSVRSSRLEDDDRDVAMSDVQDAPRVRYTPYAARPNRRGDNWNERTRIHVTLPLRRDRTAAERGGAGTSQDGTSKNWFKITIPYGRKYDKSWLLSVIQSKCSVPFTPIEFHYENTRAQFFVEDASTASALKAVNYKILDRENRRISIIINSSSPPHSVQNELKPEQVEQLKLIMSKRYDGSQQALDLKGLRSDPDLVAQNIDVVLNRRSCMAATLRIIEENIPELLSLNLSNNKLYRLDDLSSIVQKAPNLKTLNLSGNELKSERELDKIKGLKLEELWLDGNTLCDTFRDQSTYISAVRERFPKLLRLDGHELPPPIAFDVEAPTTLPPCKGSYFGTETLKNLVLHFLQQYYAVYDSGDRQRLLDAYHDGACCSLSIPFTPQNPARSNLAEYFKDSRNVKKLKDPTLRFRLLKHTRLNVVAFLNELPKTQHDINSFVVDISAQTSTLLCFSVNGVFKEVDGKSRDSLRAFTRTFVAVPASNSGLCIVNDELFVRNASADEVQRAFAMPAPTPSSSPVPTLSPEQQEMLQAFSTQSGMNLEWSQKCLQDNNWDYTRSAQAFTHLKAKGEIPEVAFMK